From Microcaecilia unicolor chromosome 11, aMicUni1.1, whole genome shotgun sequence, the proteins below share one genomic window:
- the MAD2L1BP gene encoding MAD2L1-binding protein isoform X4, with amino-acid sequence MPATVWSSLKDTKIEGLEGPSNVQSAAESNGGKCQDVVKVKWQHKVLGQQSCKKSQRQIRADELFQKRWCTNLAESKKCQRILAELEQLFGHLETLFSLTLVPRVLLLLGGNTVCPRELYEVNMEGIKVGNGEQSLKTSFCMQKIFRTLFLADVFSDLQSPAIMGAMLLVQGHRDCGIDWFRPKLAYKEPSCSRRLAINLSCCDMTLAPALHEAAASTFQDYIWFQAPVTLKGFHE; translated from the exons ATGCCAGCAACAG TTTGGAGTTCCTTGAAAGATACGAAAATTGAAGGATTGGAAGGACCCAGTAATGTGCAGAGTGCTGCAGAGTCCAATGGAGGCAAGTGCCAGGACGTGGTGAAAGTGAAGTGGCAGCACAAGGTGTTGGGACAGCAATCCTGCAAGAAGTCACAAAGGCAGATCAGG GCTGATGAGCTGTTTCAGAAGAGGTGGTGCACAAATCTGGCAGAGAGCAAGAAGTGTCAGCGAATTCTGGCTGAGTTGGAGCAGCTGTTTGGTCACCTGGAAACCCTCTTCTCACTGACCCTGGTCCCACGAGTCTTGCTGCTTCTGGGTGGCAACACTGTGTGCCCCAGGGAGCTTTATGAAGTTAATATGGAGGGCATTAAGGTGGGGAATGGTGAGCAGAGTCTGAAAACATCATTCTGTATGCAGAAAATCTTCCGCACTCTCTTCTTAGCAGATGTCTTTAGTGACCTCCAATCTCCTGCCATCATGGGGGCCATGCTGCTGGTGCAGGGTCATAGAGACTGTGGTATTGACTGGTTCCGCCCCAAGCTTGCCTACAAGGAGCCTAGCTGTAGTCGGAGGCTGGCTATCAATCTGTCTTGCTGTGACATGACCCTGGCCCCTGCTCTACATGAAGCAGCTGCCTCTACTTTTCAGGATTATATCTGGTTCCAAGCTCCAGTTACGCTTAAGGGATTTCatgagtag
- the MAD2L1BP gene encoding MAD2L1-binding protein isoform X3 produces the protein MPATVWSSLKDTKIEGLEGPSNVQSAAESNGGKCQDVVKVKWQHKVLGQQSCKKSQRQIRQADELFQKRWCTNLAESKKCQRILAELEQLFGHLETLFSLTLVPRVLLLLGGNTVCPRELYEVNMEGIKVGNGEQSLKTSFCMQKIFRTLFLADVFSDLQSPAIMGAMLLVQGHRDCGIDWFRPKLAYKEPSCSRRLAINLSCCDMTLAPALHEAAASTFQDYIWFQAPVTLKGFHE, from the exons ATGCCAGCAACAG TTTGGAGTTCCTTGAAAGATACGAAAATTGAAGGATTGGAAGGACCCAGTAATGTGCAGAGTGCTGCAGAGTCCAATGGAGGCAAGTGCCAGGACGTGGTGAAAGTGAAGTGGCAGCACAAGGTGTTGGGACAGCAATCCTGCAAGAAGTCACAAAGGCAGATCAGG CAGGCTGATGAGCTGTTTCAGAAGAGGTGGTGCACAAATCTGGCAGAGAGCAAGAAGTGTCAGCGAATTCTGGCTGAGTTGGAGCAGCTGTTTGGTCACCTGGAAACCCTCTTCTCACTGACCCTGGTCCCACGAGTCTTGCTGCTTCTGGGTGGCAACACTGTGTGCCCCAGGGAGCTTTATGAAGTTAATATGGAGGGCATTAAGGTGGGGAATGGTGAGCAGAGTCTGAAAACATCATTCTGTATGCAGAAAATCTTCCGCACTCTCTTCTTAGCAGATGTCTTTAGTGACCTCCAATCTCCTGCCATCATGGGGGCCATGCTGCTGGTGCAGGGTCATAGAGACTGTGGTATTGACTGGTTCCGCCCCAAGCTTGCCTACAAGGAGCCTAGCTGTAGTCGGAGGCTGGCTATCAATCTGTCTTGCTGTGACATGACCCTGGCCCCTGCTCTACATGAAGCAGCTGCCTCTACTTTTCAGGATTATATCTGGTTCCAAGCTCCAGTTACGCTTAAGGGATTTCatgagtag
- the MAD2L1BP gene encoding MAD2L1-binding protein isoform X2, with translation MDAADRQKDVCLQTLELTGSSDHPPVVLACRKLSGVQQSEGCCSVSVAFSGLVTQESCCRFTCELLKHVLYQRQQLPLPYDQLVYFYQRPCQQQADELFQKRWCTNLAESKKCQRILAELEQLFGHLETLFSLTLVPRVLLLLGGNTVCPRELYEVNMEGIKVGNGEQSLKTSFCMQKIFRTLFLADVFSDLQSPAIMGAMLLVQGHRDCGIDWFRPKLAYKEPSCSRRLAINLSCCDMTLAPALHEAAASTFQDYIWFQAPVTLKGFHE, from the exons ATGGATGCAGCAGACAGACAAAAAGATGTGTGTCTCCAGACCCTTGAGCTGACTGGAAGCAGTGACCATCCGCCAGTGGTACTGGCCTGCAGAAAATTATCTGGTGTGCAGCAAAGTGAAGGCTGCTGCTCGGTGTCTGTAGCTTTCTCTGGCTTGGTGACTCAGGAGAGCTGCTGTCGCTTCACCTGTGAACTTCTGAAGCATGTGTTATACCAGAGGCAGCAGCTGCCTTTACCTTATGACCAACTTGTTTACTTTTATCAGAGACCATGCCAGCAACAG GCTGATGAGCTGTTTCAGAAGAGGTGGTGCACAAATCTGGCAGAGAGCAAGAAGTGTCAGCGAATTCTGGCTGAGTTGGAGCAGCTGTTTGGTCACCTGGAAACCCTCTTCTCACTGACCCTGGTCCCACGAGTCTTGCTGCTTCTGGGTGGCAACACTGTGTGCCCCAGGGAGCTTTATGAAGTTAATATGGAGGGCATTAAGGTGGGGAATGGTGAGCAGAGTCTGAAAACATCATTCTGTATGCAGAAAATCTTCCGCACTCTCTTCTTAGCAGATGTCTTTAGTGACCTCCAATCTCCTGCCATCATGGGGGCCATGCTGCTGGTGCAGGGTCATAGAGACTGTGGTATTGACTGGTTCCGCCCCAAGCTTGCCTACAAGGAGCCTAGCTGTAGTCGGAGGCTGGCTATCAATCTGTCTTGCTGTGACATGACCCTGGCCCCTGCTCTACATGAAGCAGCTGCCTCTACTTTTCAGGATTATATCTGGTTCCAAGCTCCAGTTACGCTTAAGGGATTTCatgagtag
- the MAD2L1BP gene encoding MAD2L1-binding protein isoform X1 — MDAADRQKDVCLQTLELTGSSDHPPVVLACRKLSGVQQSEGCCSVSVAFSGLVTQESCCRFTCELLKHVLYQRQQLPLPYDQLVYFYQRPCQQQQADELFQKRWCTNLAESKKCQRILAELEQLFGHLETLFSLTLVPRVLLLLGGNTVCPRELYEVNMEGIKVGNGEQSLKTSFCMQKIFRTLFLADVFSDLQSPAIMGAMLLVQGHRDCGIDWFRPKLAYKEPSCSRRLAINLSCCDMTLAPALHEAAASTFQDYIWFQAPVTLKGFHE, encoded by the exons ATGGATGCAGCAGACAGACAAAAAGATGTGTGTCTCCAGACCCTTGAGCTGACTGGAAGCAGTGACCATCCGCCAGTGGTACTGGCCTGCAGAAAATTATCTGGTGTGCAGCAAAGTGAAGGCTGCTGCTCGGTGTCTGTAGCTTTCTCTGGCTTGGTGACTCAGGAGAGCTGCTGTCGCTTCACCTGTGAACTTCTGAAGCATGTGTTATACCAGAGGCAGCAGCTGCCTTTACCTTATGACCAACTTGTTTACTTTTATCAGAGACCATGCCAGCAACAG CAGGCTGATGAGCTGTTTCAGAAGAGGTGGTGCACAAATCTGGCAGAGAGCAAGAAGTGTCAGCGAATTCTGGCTGAGTTGGAGCAGCTGTTTGGTCACCTGGAAACCCTCTTCTCACTGACCCTGGTCCCACGAGTCTTGCTGCTTCTGGGTGGCAACACTGTGTGCCCCAGGGAGCTTTATGAAGTTAATATGGAGGGCATTAAGGTGGGGAATGGTGAGCAGAGTCTGAAAACATCATTCTGTATGCAGAAAATCTTCCGCACTCTCTTCTTAGCAGATGTCTTTAGTGACCTCCAATCTCCTGCCATCATGGGGGCCATGCTGCTGGTGCAGGGTCATAGAGACTGTGGTATTGACTGGTTCCGCCCCAAGCTTGCCTACAAGGAGCCTAGCTGTAGTCGGAGGCTGGCTATCAATCTGTCTTGCTGTGACATGACCCTGGCCCCTGCTCTACATGAAGCAGCTGCCTCTACTTTTCAGGATTATATCTGGTTCCAAGCTCCAGTTACGCTTAAGGGATTTCatgagtag